One region of Priestia megaterium genomic DNA includes:
- a CDS encoding malonate decarboxylase subunit delta, translating to METLVFKYKADRKLTQRAHVGVVGSGDLEILMVPSDEEHAHVSVRTGSEGFSETWKAVLDRFFSAHMIQAKIVINDFGATPGVVALRLAQALEVSENGSE from the coding sequence ATGGAAACGTTAGTGTTTAAATACAAAGCCGATCGAAAGTTAACTCAGCGCGCACATGTAGGCGTTGTTGGTTCAGGGGATTTAGAAATCTTAATGGTTCCTTCTGATGAAGAACATGCTCACGTATCAGTACGAACAGGAAGTGAAGGGTTTAGTGAAACCTGGAAAGCCGTATTAGATCGGTTTTTTAGTGCTCATATGATTCAAGCGAAAATTGTAATTAATGATTTCGGTGCTACGCCCGGTGTAGTCGCTTTGCGTCTTGCACAAGCTTTGGAGGTGAGTGAAAATGGGAGTGAATAA
- a CDS encoding triphosphoribosyl-dephospho-CoA synthase, translating to MRIQEEPKTTVFSSCLIAKMAVTALVDEAVLTPKPGLVDAATTGSHQDMNIETLLASAYALQPTFSQIALYSQGKQPSQMLREEIARIGREGEQIMYAATDGVNTHKGAIWALGLLASATAVCGIQASPASITEAAGKIARYADRFCTLHSSNGLRVKKKYGAKGAAGEAKQGFPHVIHIGLPALHKARKLGIHETSARIDTLVTLIANLDDTCILHRAGPVVLEEVKMAASNVLEVGGVSTSIGKQRLEALDHIFLSSNASPGGSADLLAAVLFLDRISLFKES from the coding sequence ATGCGTATTCAAGAAGAGCCAAAAACAACTGTGTTTTCTTCATGCCTGATAGCTAAAATGGCAGTTACCGCTTTGGTTGATGAAGCGGTACTTACACCTAAGCCGGGGCTTGTAGATGCAGCAACAACTGGATCTCATCAAGATATGAATATTGAGACGCTGCTAGCCTCTGCTTATGCTTTACAACCGACCTTCTCACAGATTGCATTATATAGTCAAGGAAAGCAGCCGAGTCAGATGCTAAGGGAAGAAATTGCTCGAATTGGACGCGAAGGTGAACAAATTATGTACGCGGCTACGGATGGTGTCAATACACACAAGGGAGCTATTTGGGCATTAGGTCTACTTGCTTCTGCAACAGCGGTTTGCGGTATTCAAGCATCACCTGCATCCATCACAGAAGCTGCAGGAAAAATTGCTCGTTATGCAGATCGCTTTTGTACTCTGCATTCATCTAATGGACTTCGTGTGAAAAAAAAGTATGGCGCAAAAGGAGCGGCTGGAGAGGCGAAGCAAGGATTTCCTCACGTGATTCATATAGGCTTGCCTGCTTTACATAAGGCTCGCAAGCTAGGCATACATGAAACATCAGCGCGGATTGATACTTTAGTAACACTAATCGCCAATCTTGATGATACGTGTATTTTGCATCGTGCTGGTCCAGTTGTATTAGAGGAGGTTAAAATGGCGGCATCCAATGTGTTAGAAGTTGGAGGGGTATCTACATCAATAGGAAAACAGCGGCTGGAAGCGTTAGATCATATTTTTCTATCATCTAACGCTTCTCCAGGTGGAAGTGCAGATTTGCTGGCTGCTGTATTATTTTTAGATCGAATATCTCTTTTTAAAGAATCATAA
- a CDS encoding malonate decarboxylase holo-ACP synthase: MEYIAHDLLQLKEEAKLISYTPIPEWVEYSLAKAPFVVVRRAVHRDKLIPIGVRGERRNQRFGAFLSEEAIKQTIRPENLVSFFQNAQSRNMPAIRALEEVAIIFEKFAWGPTGSVGFELASGEEVVTTTSDLDVLIRLSSYLSVKQAEMIVSKLKRCPVSVDVQVETEKGAFSLAEYAKGEETLLLRTVYGPALVKLNQLA, from the coding sequence ATGGAATATATAGCTCATGATTTGCTTCAGTTAAAAGAGGAAGCAAAGCTTATCAGTTATACACCTATCCCCGAGTGGGTGGAATATTCATTAGCCAAGGCTCCATTTGTAGTGGTAAGGCGTGCTGTTCACCGAGATAAACTGATACCTATTGGAGTAAGAGGAGAACGAAGGAATCAGCGTTTTGGTGCTTTTTTATCTGAGGAGGCCATTAAACAAACAATTAGGCCGGAAAATCTCGTTTCATTTTTTCAAAACGCCCAGTCTAGAAACATGCCAGCTATACGCGCTTTGGAAGAGGTGGCTATTATTTTTGAAAAATTTGCGTGGGGACCAACCGGCAGTGTAGGGTTCGAGCTTGCAAGCGGTGAAGAAGTTGTCACGACAACCAGTGATTTAGATGTACTTATTCGCCTTTCTTCTTATTTGTCGGTGAAACAAGCGGAAATGATAGTCAGTAAGCTAAAGAGATGCCCAGTTTCTGTAGATGTACAGGTAGAAACAGAAAAAGGAGCCTTTTCTCTAGCGGAATACGCAAAAGGCGAAGAGACGCTGCTTCTGCGTACTGTATATGGTCCTGCCTTAGTAAAACTGAATCAATTAGCATAA
- a CDS encoding response regulator produces MRFCITDDDSAIRSTLSQLIEDEDLGEVVEEVVDGSFLDASTLNLKQIDILFIDLLMPGRDGIETIRHLKDSFKGKMIMISQVESKELIGEAYSLGIEYYITKPINRIEILTVIRKVIERISLEKSIDDIKTSLNSLATAHHAPPSSQPITKQAHLYDVGKFLLAELGIVGENGAKDLLDILQFLYTYDQRESVEKHFPSLKNIFVNVAEKKLGAHASSIEINRETKACEQRIRRAVTHSLNHFASIGLTDFSNPKFENYASKFFDFTAVRKKMKELQGDSKILPIRINTKKFIQIFFLEAKRLLSQEKSWY; encoded by the coding sequence ATGCGATTTTGTATTACAGATGATGATTCAGCCATTCGTTCAACGCTCAGTCAGCTGATTGAAGATGAGGATTTAGGAGAAGTTGTAGAAGAAGTCGTAGACGGAAGCTTTTTAGATGCCTCTACGTTAAATTTAAAGCAAATTGATATTTTATTTATTGATTTACTTATGCCAGGACGAGATGGAATCGAAACGATCCGTCATTTAAAAGATTCATTTAAAGGAAAAATGATTATGATTTCACAGGTAGAGTCCAAAGAATTAATAGGAGAAGCCTATTCATTAGGAATTGAATACTATATTACAAAACCAATTAATCGAATTGAAATTTTAACGGTTATTCGAAAAGTAATTGAACGAATCTCTCTTGAGAAATCAATCGATGATATTAAAACCTCCTTGAATAGTTTAGCGACAGCCCATCACGCTCCCCCTTCAAGCCAGCCGATAACGAAACAAGCCCATCTATACGATGTAGGGAAATTCTTATTAGCCGAATTAGGTATTGTGGGAGAAAATGGTGCAAAAGATTTACTGGATATTTTACAGTTTCTGTACACTTATGACCAAAGAGAAAGTGTGGAAAAACATTTCCCTTCTCTAAAAAATATTTTTGTGAATGTCGCTGAGAAAAAATTGGGAGCTCACGCGTCTTCTATTGAAATTAATCGTGAAACCAAGGCTTGTGAACAGCGAATAAGACGAGCAGTTACTCACTCACTGAATCACTTTGCTTCTATTGGATTAACAGATTTTTCAAATCCAAAGTTTGAAAATTATGCTTCTAAGTTTTTTGACTTTACAGCCGTTCGTAAAAAAATGAAAGAACTGCAGGGAGATTCTAAAATTTTGCCGATTCGCATTAACACCAAAAAGTTTATTCAAATATTTTTTCTTGAAGCCAAGCGTTTGTTAAGCCAAGAAAAAAGCTGGTATTGA
- a CDS encoding ATP-binding protein, translated as MLITVPLAGELKFYPLNETFRITFGAPTFFFFLLLLKRKTVLSGGLLTALSVVLFRIMLDYITLDHFQFAASAHTHYPTFFFYFTYALLFFIFKVSRMNYSAIVIGLIGLIIEIAADIVELTAQYIVLHTTIHIDSLSDMAVIAFAHSFIVLSFFNMMTIYESQSRERQIRKQNEHMLMLITSLYEETVHLKKTLHNTEVITKASYDLYRVLHQQEKDHSVLNQSLSKKALRIAGDIHEVKKDNQRIFAGLSKTISNESFQNYMKAEELIELIVRINKKYADSLHKQISFFSSVTGEHFSYHVYTILSIINNLVANAVEAIKDEGMIVLSVHRQAEFVEFHVQDDGPGVPLKYEKAIFEPGFTSKYDQFGNPSTGIGLSYVRDIVQELGGTIEAKQGDNGMIFIIQIPLCSLIQKG; from the coding sequence ATGCTCATTACTGTTCCGCTGGCGGGAGAGCTAAAATTTTATCCGTTAAATGAAACATTTCGAATTACATTTGGAGCTCCAACATTTTTCTTTTTCCTATTGCTTTTAAAACGGAAAACCGTTTTATCTGGCGGCTTGTTAACCGCTTTAAGCGTCGTTCTCTTTCGCATCATGCTCGATTATATCACGCTCGATCATTTTCAATTTGCGGCTTCTGCACATACGCATTACCCTACGTTTTTCTTTTACTTTACGTATGCACTTTTATTTTTTATTTTTAAAGTAAGCCGCATGAACTATAGTGCTATTGTGATTGGATTAATTGGACTCATCATTGAAATAGCTGCTGATATAGTCGAACTAACTGCGCAGTATATCGTTTTGCACACAACCATTCATATCGATTCATTATCCGACATGGCCGTTATTGCTTTTGCTCACAGCTTCATTGTACTTAGCTTTTTTAATATGATGACAATTTATGAATCACAGTCACGAGAACGTCAAATTCGCAAACAAAATGAGCACATGCTAATGCTTATTACAAGCCTTTATGAAGAAACCGTTCATTTAAAAAAGACCCTTCATAATACAGAAGTGATTACAAAAGCCTCGTACGATTTATACCGTGTATTACATCAGCAGGAAAAAGATCATTCTGTGCTTAATCAATCGCTCAGTAAAAAAGCGCTTCGGATTGCCGGAGATATTCACGAAGTAAAAAAAGACAACCAGCGTATTTTTGCGGGCTTATCTAAAACAATTTCAAATGAAAGTTTCCAAAATTATATGAAAGCAGAGGAATTAATCGAGCTGATCGTACGCATCAACAAAAAATATGCCGATTCTCTTCACAAACAAATTAGCTTTTTTTCCTCTGTCACCGGGGAACATTTCAGCTACCACGTTTACACAATTTTATCGATCATTAATAACTTGGTAGCAAACGCAGTGGAGGCGATTAAAGATGAGGGAATGATTGTTTTATCCGTACATAGACAAGCTGAATTTGTAGAATTTCATGTACAAGATGATGGTCCTGGCGTGCCTTTGAAGTACGAAAAAGCTATTTTTGAACCTGGTTTCACCTCAAAATACGATCAATTTGGAAATCCCTCTACTGGAATTGGCCTTTCTTACGTAAGAGATATTGTTCAAGAACTTGGAGGTACGATTGAAGCTAAACAAGGAGATAACGGGATGATTTTTATCATTCAAATACCTCTTTGTAGTCTAATTCAGAAAGGATGA
- a CDS encoding alanine/glycine:cation symporter family protein — translation MQQAIESVISVINDFFWSNLLIILLVSIGIYFTIRSRFLQFRMLKEMVLVLKEGRAAKDGGVSPFQAFCISMAARVGTGNITGIAIAIALGGPGAVFWMWIIAIIGSVSSFVESTLAQIYKVKGSNGFRGGPAYYMEKGLNKRWMGGLFAVLITLSFGLVFNAVQSNTITLAFENSFGTSRLLIGIIMTVIFAIIIFGGIKRIAKISEYIVVVLAVLYIGMALFIIFKNIDQMPAVLSLIVKNAFGFEQALGGSIGATLINGVKRGLFSNEAGMGSAPNAAATAVTSHPVKQGLIQAFGVLTDTLVICTSTAFIVLLSPAYKQGLSGIELTQASLSTHIGSWASGFLAIMVFLFAFSTLIGNYYYGETNIEFLNSNKMWLWSYRVGVLAMVIFGSVAQLQLVWNLADLFMGMMVVVNLIAIFLLSKVAFSALHDYTQQKKEGKNPVFYKDALENNQNIECWERESTSSPSEKENII, via the coding sequence GTGCAACAAGCAATCGAAAGTGTAATTAGTGTCATCAATGATTTTTTTTGGTCGAATTTATTAATTATTTTACTTGTATCAATCGGTATTTATTTTACGATCCGCTCTCGTTTTTTGCAGTTTCGCATGTTGAAAGAAATGGTACTTGTTTTGAAAGAAGGACGAGCGGCTAAAGATGGGGGAGTCTCCCCGTTTCAAGCTTTCTGCATAAGCATGGCAGCTCGAGTAGGAACAGGAAATATTACCGGTATAGCGATTGCTATTGCTCTTGGTGGCCCGGGTGCTGTATTTTGGATGTGGATTATTGCCATTATCGGTTCAGTATCAAGTTTTGTAGAAAGTACACTCGCTCAAATCTATAAGGTAAAAGGGTCAAACGGATTTCGAGGAGGACCCGCTTACTATATGGAAAAAGGGTTAAATAAAAGATGGATGGGCGGGCTATTTGCTGTACTCATTACACTGTCATTTGGCCTGGTGTTTAACGCTGTGCAGTCTAATACGATTACGCTGGCATTTGAGAACTCTTTCGGAACGAGCCGCTTATTGATTGGGATTATTATGACAGTTATATTTGCGATAATTATTTTTGGCGGGATCAAACGCATCGCCAAGATATCGGAATACATCGTTGTCGTATTAGCCGTTTTATACATTGGAATGGCTCTGTTCATCATCTTTAAAAATATTGATCAAATGCCTGCCGTTCTATCTCTAATTGTGAAAAATGCATTTGGATTTGAACAGGCGCTTGGGGGATCAATTGGTGCAACGTTAATCAACGGAGTAAAGCGCGGACTGTTTTCCAATGAAGCAGGGATGGGAAGTGCTCCCAACGCGGCGGCAACTGCAGTGACGAGTCACCCAGTTAAACAAGGTCTTATCCAAGCATTTGGTGTCTTGACGGACACGCTCGTGATTTGTACAAGCACAGCATTTATCGTTCTCTTATCTCCCGCCTATAAGCAGGGACTAAGCGGCATTGAATTAACGCAAGCTTCTCTTAGTACACATATCGGTTCTTGGGCATCAGGATTTTTAGCTATCATGGTATTTCTATTTGCTTTTAGTACGTTAATTGGCAATTATTATTATGGAGAAACGAATATTGAATTTTTAAATTCAAATAAGATGTGGCTTTGGTCTTATCGTGTAGGCGTTTTAGCGATGGTTATTTTTGGGTCGGTTGCTCAGCTTCAGCTTGTATGGAATCTGGCAGACTTATTTATGGGGATGATGGTAGTGGTGAACTTAATTGCTATTTTTCTATTATCGAAAGTGGCTTTTTCTGCCTTGCATGACTATACTCAGCAGAAAAAGGAAGGGAAAAATCCAGTCTTTTATAAAGATGCATTAGAAAACAATCAGAATATTGAATGTTGGGAAAGAGAATCGACTTCATCCCCTTCTGAAAAAGAGAATATTATCTAA
- the mdcD gene encoding biotin-independent malonate decarboxylase subunit beta, translated as MGVNNQSFIELNGRERAQAILDQGTFRELLGPFDGIESPHLPKQNIVPQSDDGVIIASGLIAGEPAVVISIEGGFQGGGIGEVSGAKIAGALELALNNHKKGVPVRPVFLFDTGGVRLQEANYGLLSISEIGSAVVALREHTPVVGVISGNVGCFGGMSITASLFSYLIMTKEARFGLNGPEVIEQEAGVEEFDARDRSLIWKTIGGIQRYETGFADTLAQDDVTAIQRAVQETFQKKEKVASKTEQVDFYRHLLSKVDPSEKMAPYQFQELYKATKNEHIPSAVSYSLNEVPGSMPNSRGRVWINALINDEEADFEIPSVLYKDALLGREKVRYISVVPNPYNRFLRARKGEVGLDEGWAIAKHVREVIKEDRNQSPRPIIAIVDVPSQAYGYHEELLGIHYACGAAADAYAAARLAGHPVITLIVGKAISGAFLAHGYQSNRILALKDEGVNVHAMSKQSAARITKRSIKELEEASKKVPSMAYDIKSFASLGALYELVSGIQAEQPTERDVQMIQDILIGAVEDVRCEGVYDLSSRLHSEQARKEGRKASLWVRGELEKQWNI; from the coding sequence ATGGGAGTGAATAATCAAAGCTTTATTGAGTTAAATGGAAGAGAACGAGCCCAGGCAATCTTAGATCAAGGTACATTTCGTGAGCTGCTCGGCCCTTTTGACGGGATCGAGTCGCCTCATTTACCTAAGCAAAATATTGTTCCTCAAAGCGATGATGGTGTCATCATAGCAAGTGGGCTAATAGCAGGGGAGCCAGCAGTTGTCATTTCAATAGAAGGAGGATTTCAAGGGGGAGGCATTGGTGAAGTATCGGGAGCTAAAATTGCAGGAGCTTTAGAATTAGCTCTTAATAATCACAAAAAAGGTGTTCCTGTTAGACCTGTTTTTCTATTCGATACAGGAGGGGTAAGGCTGCAAGAAGCGAATTATGGACTTTTGTCGATATCTGAAATTGGCTCAGCGGTAGTTGCTCTGCGTGAGCATACACCTGTTGTCGGAGTTATTTCAGGAAATGTAGGCTGCTTTGGAGGAATGTCTATCACTGCTTCACTCTTTAGTTATCTCATTATGACAAAAGAAGCAAGGTTTGGTCTTAACGGCCCGGAAGTGATCGAACAAGAAGCGGGGGTTGAAGAGTTTGATGCAAGAGACCGAAGCTTAATCTGGAAAACGATTGGCGGTATTCAACGCTATGAAACGGGGTTTGCAGATACATTAGCACAGGATGATGTTACTGCTATTCAACGAGCGGTTCAAGAGACGTTTCAAAAAAAAGAAAAAGTAGCTAGTAAAACAGAACAAGTAGATTTTTATAGGCATTTGCTTAGCAAGGTTGATCCTTCAGAAAAAATGGCTCCTTATCAATTTCAAGAATTGTATAAAGCAACAAAAAATGAACATATCCCTTCAGCAGTCTCTTACTCGTTGAACGAAGTTCCAGGTAGCATGCCTAACAGCCGCGGTCGCGTGTGGATTAACGCTTTAATAAATGATGAGGAAGCAGATTTTGAAATTCCTTCCGTTCTTTATAAAGACGCACTGCTAGGAAGAGAAAAGGTCCGATATATATCGGTTGTACCTAATCCTTATAATCGTTTCTTACGTGCACGAAAAGGGGAAGTAGGACTAGATGAAGGATGGGCAATTGCTAAGCACGTTCGTGAAGTAATAAAAGAAGATCGAAATCAATCTCCGCGCCCTATAATTGCCATTGTGGACGTACCGAGTCAAGCGTATGGCTATCATGAAGAACTTCTAGGTATTCACTATGCTTGCGGTGCTGCAGCTGATGCTTATGCAGCAGCGCGCTTAGCAGGTCATCCGGTTATTACGTTAATTGTCGGAAAAGCAATTTCAGGAGCATTTTTGGCTCATGGATACCAATCGAATCGAATTTTGGCTTTAAAAGACGAAGGAGTAAATGTTCACGCCATGTCCAAACAGTCGGCAGCGCGCATTACTAAAAGAAGTATAAAAGAACTTGAGGAAGCTTCAAAGAAAGTCCCGTCCATGGCTTATGATATTAAATCATTTGCTTCACTTGGCGCTTTATATGAGCTGGTTAGCGGTATTCAAGCAGAGCAGCCCACAGAGCGCGACGTTCAAATGATTCAAGATATTTTAATTGGAGCAGTAGAAGATGTTCGCTGTGAAGGTGTATACGATTTAAGCAGCCGGCTGCACAGTGAGCAAGCAAGAAAGGAAGGGCGAAAAGCTTCTTTATGGGTAAGAGGTGAGTTGGAAAAACAATGGAATATATAG
- a CDS encoding glutaminase, with translation MKREIEQEMSYLQVTAKEQLHEWVEQIKEFSSEGKTADYIPALKDMDSSQLGICLIGADGTVIQSGDYEAVFTLQSISKVISFIAACLCCGIPYVLERVDVEPTGDAFNSIIRLEMHKPGKPFNPMINAGALTVSSLLSGETAKEKLSYLFDVITMLTGKTPLINETVFESEWQTSHRNRALAYYLKETNYLQGEVEEVLEVYLKQCSIEVTTEDIALIGLILSLDGYHPVFHKQVIPKEVAKLTKALMLTCGMYNASGKFAAFVGMPAKSGVSGGIMSLVPPNTKKQSPFPDGCGIGIYSPAIDEYGNSVKGVTLLKKIAKEWDLSIF, from the coding sequence ATGAAACGAGAAATTGAACAGGAAATGTCTTACTTACAGGTCACTGCAAAAGAGCAGTTACACGAGTGGGTAGAGCAAATAAAAGAATTTTCGTCAGAAGGAAAAACGGCTGATTATATCCCCGCTCTGAAAGATATGGACTCGTCTCAATTAGGTATTTGTTTGATTGGTGCTGACGGAACGGTTATCCAGTCTGGGGATTATGAAGCGGTATTTACTCTTCAAAGTATTTCTAAAGTCATTAGCTTTATAGCAGCTTGCTTATGCTGCGGCATTCCCTACGTACTAGAGAGAGTAGATGTAGAGCCAACTGGAGATGCATTTAATTCTATTATAAGACTGGAAATGCATAAACCAGGAAAGCCGTTCAATCCTATGATTAATGCCGGTGCTTTAACGGTTTCATCTCTTTTATCTGGAGAGACGGCAAAAGAAAAACTAAGCTATTTGTTTGATGTAATAACAATGCTTACTGGGAAAACACCACTCATTAATGAAACCGTCTTTGAATCAGAATGGCAAACGTCTCATCGAAATCGTGCGCTTGCCTACTATTTAAAAGAAACAAACTACTTACAAGGAGAAGTAGAAGAAGTTCTAGAGGTTTACTTAAAGCAGTGCTCAATTGAAGTAACGACTGAAGATATTGCGCTGATCGGATTAATTCTGTCATTAGACGGATATCATCCAGTGTTTCACAAACAAGTAATTCCAAAAGAAGTAGCTAAATTAACAAAAGCGCTTATGCTTACATGCGGTATGTATAATGCCTCAGGAAAGTTTGCGGCATTTGTTGGTATGCCAGCTAAAAGCGGTGTATCAGGAGGAATCATGTCATTGGTGCCACCTAATACGAAAAAGCAGTCTCCATTTCCAGACGGATGCGGTATCGGAATTTACAGTCCAGCTATTGATGAGTACGGGAATAGCGTAAAAGGCGTTACGCTGCTAAAAAAAATCGCAAAAGAATGGGATTTGAGTATTTTTTAG
- the mdcA gene encoding malonate decarboxylase subunit alpha: MSGIKKTSKSWTTRRDQKAARLAKIDQLLKGKLLDNEHIIEALELLISPGDKVVLEGDNQKQASFLSKALNEVSADKINGLHMIMSSISRPEHLDIFEKGIAEKIDFSYAGAQSLRVSQMIEDGTLKMGEIHTYLELYGRLFIDLIPNIALVAADKADAQGNLYTGANTEETPTIIEATAFKDGIVIVQVNELVEELPRVDIPASWIDCIVVANQPYQLEALFTRDPRHITELQILMAMMTIRGIYERHSVQSLNHGIGFNTAAIELLLPTYGEKLGLKGKICKNWALNPHPTLIPAIESGWIESVHCFGGEVGMEQYTAARPDVFFTGRDGSLRSNRAMCQVAGQYAVDAFVGSTLQIDGEGNSSTVTSGRLSGFGGAPNMGHDPRGRRHSTSAWLDMMNDKHELARGRKLVVQMVETFQSGNEPVFVESLDAVNVAKQANLATAPVMIYGDDVTHVVTEEGIAYLYKAQSLEERKAALEAVAGVTPIGLRHNQNKVERMRRDGLVAFPKDLQIRRTEAKRSLLAAKSVEDLVEWSDGLYNPPAKFRSW, from the coding sequence ATGAGTGGAATAAAAAAAACTTCAAAATCATGGACAACCCGCCGAGATCAAAAAGCAGCTCGCCTTGCGAAAATAGACCAACTTCTTAAAGGAAAGTTATTGGATAATGAACACATTATTGAAGCGTTAGAATTGCTTATATCACCTGGAGATAAAGTAGTGCTTGAAGGAGACAATCAAAAGCAAGCATCTTTTTTATCAAAGGCGCTGAATGAAGTAAGCGCTGATAAAATAAACGGTCTTCATATGATTATGTCTAGTATTTCACGCCCGGAACATCTCGACATATTTGAGAAAGGAATTGCTGAAAAAATTGATTTTTCGTACGCCGGTGCTCAAAGTCTTCGCGTATCTCAAATGATTGAAGATGGCACGTTGAAAATGGGAGAAATTCATACATATCTAGAGCTTTACGGACGCCTTTTCATTGATTTAATTCCCAATATTGCATTAGTGGCTGCCGATAAAGCGGATGCACAAGGTAACTTATATACAGGAGCAAATACGGAAGAAACGCCGACGATTATCGAAGCAACAGCGTTTAAGGACGGAATTGTCATTGTGCAGGTAAATGAACTTGTTGAAGAACTTCCGCGAGTTGATATTCCGGCTTCTTGGATTGATTGTATCGTCGTGGCCAATCAGCCTTATCAATTGGAAGCTTTATTTACCCGAGATCCTCGTCATATTACAGAGCTCCAAATTCTAATGGCTATGATGACGATTCGAGGTATCTATGAGCGCCACAGCGTACAATCATTAAATCATGGCATTGGCTTTAATACAGCTGCAATTGAGCTTTTGCTGCCTACCTATGGAGAAAAGTTAGGGCTGAAAGGTAAAATATGCAAGAACTGGGCTCTGAACCCTCACCCTACGTTAATTCCGGCTATTGAAAGCGGATGGATTGAGAGCGTACACTGCTTTGGCGGAGAAGTAGGAATGGAACAATACACAGCAGCTCGTCCAGATGTATTTTTTACAGGACGCGACGGCAGCCTGCGCTCAAACCGTGCGATGTGTCAAGTCGCTGGTCAATATGCGGTAGATGCTTTCGTGGGATCAACTTTGCAAATAGATGGAGAAGGAAATTCTTCTACCGTCACATCTGGACGTTTATCAGGGTTTGGCGGAGCGCCTAACATGGGGCATGATCCTAGAGGCCGACGGCATTCTACGTCTGCTTGGTTGGATATGATGAACGATAAGCATGAATTAGCAAGAGGCAGAAAGCTAGTTGTACAAATGGTTGAAACCTTTCAATCAGGAAATGAGCCTGTTTTCGTTGAGTCTTTGGATGCGGTAAATGTAGCTAAACAAGCAAACTTAGCTACTGCTCCTGTCATGATTTACGGGGATGATGTGACACATGTCGTGACTGAAGAAGGAATTGCTTATTTATATAAAGCACAAAGCTTGGAAGAAAGAAAAGCAGCGCTTGAAGCAGTAGCGGGGGTAACGCCTATAGGGTTACGGCACAACCAAAATAAAGTGGAAAGAATGCGCAGAGATGGCTTAGTGGCTTTTCCGAAAGATTTACAGATTCGCCGTACGGAAGCAAAGCGTTCGCTGTTAGCGGCGAAAAGTGTAGAAGATTTAGTAGAATGGTCAGATGGTTTATATAATCCGCCTGCTAAATTTAGGAGCTGGTAA